A part of Caretta caretta isolate rCarCar2 chromosome 1, rCarCar1.hap1, whole genome shotgun sequence genomic DNA contains:
- the ARGLU1 gene encoding arginine and glutamate-rich protein 1, with product MGRSRSRSSSRSKHTKSSKHTKKNRSRSRSRSREKERARKRSKSRETKRNRRRESRSRSRSNTAPSSRRERERERASSPPDRIDIFGRTVSKRSSLDEKQKREEEEKKAEFERQRKIRQQEIEEKLIEEETARRVEELVAKRVEEELEKRKDEIEREVLRRVEEAKRIMEKQLLEELERQRQAELAAQKAREEEERAKREELERILEENNRKIAEAQAKLAEEQLKIVEEQRKIHEERMKLEQERQRQQKEEQKMILGKGKSRPKLSFSLKSQD from the exons ATGGGTCGGTCCCGCAGCCGGAGCTCGTCCCGCTCCAAGCACACCAAAAGCTCCAAGCACACCAAGAAGAACCGGAGCCGCTCGCGGTCCCGCTCCCGGGAGAAGGAGCGGGCGCGCAAGCGCTCCAAGTCCCGGGAGACCAAGCGGAACCGGCGCCGCGAGTCCCGCTCCCGCTCCCGCTCCAACACGGCCCCCTCGTCCCGCCGGGAGCGCGAGCGGGAGCGCGCCTCGTCCCCCCCGGACCGCATCGACATCTTCGGGCGCACGGTGAGCAAGCGCAGCAGCCTGGACGAGAAGCAgaagcgggaggaggaggagaaaaaagcGGAGTTCGAGCGGCAGCGGAAAAT ACGCCAACAAGAAATTGAAGAGAAACTCATAGAGGAAGAGACAGCCCGAAGAGTGGAAGAGCTTGTGGCTAAGCGCGTAGAGGAAGAGCTGGAGAAACGGAAGGATGAGATTGAGCGAGAGGTTCTCCGCAGGGTGGAGGAGGCTAAGCGCATCATGGAAAAACAGTTGCTCGAAGAACTCGAGCGACAGCGACAAGCTGAACTTGCGGCACAAAAAGCCAGAGAG GAGGAAGAGCGTGCAAAACGTGAGGAACTAGAGCGAATATTAGAAGAGAATAATCGAAAAATTGCAGAAGCACAAGCTAAACTG GCTGAAGAACAATTGAAAATTGTTGAAGAACAAAGAAAGATTCATGAGGAGAGGATGAAACTAGAACAAGAGAGGCAACGTCAGCAAAAGGAAGAGCAAAAAATGATCCTGGGCAAGGGAAAGTCTAGGCCAAAACTGTCCTTCTCACTAAAGAGCCAGGATTAA